In Gymnogyps californianus isolate 813 chromosome 1, ASM1813914v2, whole genome shotgun sequence, the following are encoded in one genomic region:
- the TOMM70 gene encoding mitochondrial import receptor subunit TOM70 isoform X2, whose protein sequence is MGPATRRWDCDAGLSKCIGWSGRTGQPEAHIGVIDPWAEGIGSDHKESPLDRAQAAKNKGNKYFKAGKYEQAIQCYTEAISLCPPEKNLDLSTFYQNRAAAYEQLQKWTEVAQDCTKAVELNPKYVKALFRRAKAHEKLDNKKECLEDVTAVCILEAFQNQQSMLLADKVLKLLGKEKAKEKYKNREPLMPSPQFIKSYFSSFTDDIISQPLLKGEKSDEDKDKEGEASEVKENSGYLRAKQYMEEENYDKIISESTKEIEAKGKYMAEALLLRATFYLLIGNANAAKPDLDQVISMEDANVKLRANALIKRGSMYMQQQQPVLSTQDFNMAADIDPQNADVYHHRGQLKILLDQIEEAVEDFDECIRLRPDSALAQAQKCFALYRQAYTGNNPLPVQVAMKGFEDVIKKFPKCAEGYALYAQALTDQQQFGKADEMYDKCIDLEPDNATTYVHKGLLQLQWKQDLDKGLELISKAIEIDNKCDFAYETMGTIEVQRGNLDKAIEMFNKAINLAKSEMEMAHLYSLCDAAYAQTEVAKKYGLKPPTL, encoded by the exons agccCTCTTGATAGAGCCCAAGCAGCcaagaacaaaggaaacaaatattttaaagcaggaaaatatgAGCAAGCTATTCAGTGTTATACTGAGGCTATCAGCCTGTGCCCTCCTGAGAAAAACCTTGATCTTTCTACCTTCTATCAAAATAGAGCTGCTGCCTATGAACAACTG CAAAAATGGACAGAAGTGGCACAAGACTGCACAAAGGCTGTTGAGCTTAATCCTAAATATGTAAAAGCTCTCTTCAGACGTGCAAAGGCTCATGAGAAGCTAGACAATAAGAAGGAATGTTTAGAAG ATGTCACTGCAGTCTGCATTTTAGAAGCCTTCCAAAACCAGCAAAGTATGTTATTAGCTGATAAAGTTCTTAAActccttggaaaagaaaaggccaaAGAGAAATACAAG aatCGTGAGCCTCTGATGCCCTCACCACAGTTCATTAAATCCTACTTCAGTTCTTTCACAGATGATATAATCTCCCAACCTTTGCTTAAGGGTGAAAAATCAGATGAAGATAAGGATAAGGAGGGAGAGGCttctgaagtaaaagaaaa CTCTGGCTATTTGAGAGCAAAACAATATATGGAAGAAGAGAACTATGACAAAATTATCAGtgaaagcacaaaagaaattgaagcaaagggaaaatacatgGCAGAAGCTTTGCTTCTGCGAGCTACTTTCTACTTACTTATTGGCAATGCAAATGCTGCCAAACCAGACCTAGATCAGGTCATCAGCATGGAAGATGCAAATGTGAAG CTCCGAGCTAATGCTCTGATCAAACGAGGAAGTATGtacatgcagcagcagcagcctgtgctgtcCACTCAAGACTTTAACATGGCTGCTGATATTGATCCTCAGAATGCAGATGTTTACCACCATCGAGGACAA CTGAAAATCCTGCTTGACCAAATTGAAGAGGCTGTGGAAGACTTTGATGAATGTATCCGATTGCGACCCGATTCTGCCTTGGCTCAggcacagaaatgttttgctctG TATCGCCAAGCTTATACAGGAAATAATCCTTTGCCTGTGCAAGTAGCTATGAAAGGCTTTGAAGATGtcataaaaaaatttccaaagtGTGCTGAAGGCTATGCACTCTATGCTCAG GCACTAACTGATCAACAGCAGTTTGGCAAGGCTGATGAAATGTATGATAAATGCATTGACCTTGAGCCAGACAATGCCACTACATATGTTCATAAAGG tTTACTTCAGCTCCAGTGGAAGCAAGATTTAGACAAAGGGTTAGAACTCATAAGCAAGGCCATTGAAATTGATAACAAATGTGATTTTGCATATGAAACCATGGGAACGATTGAAGTGCAAAG AGGTAATCTGGATAAAGCCATTGAAATGTTCAACAAAGCTATCAACCTGGCCAAATCTGAAATGGAGATGGCCCACCTCTACTCACTCTGTGATGCTGCCTACGCCCAGACAGAAGTTGCAAAGAAGTATGGATTGAAACCACCAACACTGTAA